From one Halosimplex rubrum genomic stretch:
- a CDS encoding LAGLIDADG family homing endonuclease, with the protein MARAENTELIDSFEELYRDYYRNEIGELAQKYPTEQKSLYLDWGDIYRFDPDLADDVRSHPEDLRDYAEEALRLYDLPVDVKLGQAHVRIHNLPESTDIREIRADHRGQLIAVQGVVRKATDVKPKITQAAFECQRCGTLTRIPQQSGDFQEPHECQGCERQGPFRVNFDQSEFIDAQKIRVQESPEGLRGGETPQSIDVNIEDDITGEVTAGDHVRVSGVLKLDQQGNDQDQSPMFDTYMDGFSIEIEDEQFEEMDITEEDKQEIIELSGRENIYDEMVGAIAPSIYGYEREKLSMILQLFSGVTKHLPDESRIRGDLHMLLIGDPGTGKCVRGDTRVTLADGSEVPIRELVEENLEDPKPVDDGVWDTVDFEVPSLQENGAIAPQQATKVWKREAPDRMYRIRTSTGRELDVTPSHPLFVQSGGRFEPTKAEDLTEGDFVAVPRRLPAEGQTELDVDFRESRAHNRIDLDLPDGWTPDLARLLGYIVAEGYVEQRDDNTGFVSITNNDREVLDDATAVIESLNLNVTERASHDGKDARELLCSAGEFVSFLRQLDETLLESSSQQRVPRPLMQATEEVKVAFLKGYIEGEGHVSASQREITVASMSQRLVEEVRSLLLSLGISSQLQPRENGSCRLRISGESFAKYVQCVGFITERKAEACAEYDDHSGNTNLDVIPGIGTDLKRIRDGLGLTQHDCGIPRATYQHYERGRRNPSRESLSAVVQAFKSRLEEIDSTDGSAPEAHADGGGATALRQDLEALEALVEGDTSWDCIESIEPIEPNEEWVYDLEIEGTHNYVSNGVVSHNSQMLSYIKNIAPRSVYTSGKGSSSAGLTAAAVRDDFGDGQQWTLEAGALVLADQGIAAVDELDKMAADDRSAMHQALEQQEISVSKAGINATLKSRCSLLGAANPKYGRFDQYEPISEQIDLEPALISRFDLIFTVTDQPNEEKDRNLAGHILRTNYAGELHTHRVESNSSNFSDEEVENVTDDVAPTIEPELLRKYIAYAKRNCYPTMTEAAREEIEDFYVDLRTQGADEDAAVPVTARKLEATVRLAEASARVRLSDKVTAEDSQRVIEIVRSCMEDVGVDPETGELDADMIEAGTTKSQRDRIKNIKQLIEDLEDEYDEGAPVDVVADRAEEIGMDQTKAEHEIEQLKQKGEVYEPRTDYLRTT; encoded by the coding sequence ATGGCGCGCGCCGAGAACACCGAACTGATAGACTCCTTCGAGGAGCTCTATCGGGACTACTACCGCAACGAGATCGGCGAGCTCGCCCAGAAGTACCCGACCGAGCAGAAGTCGCTGTATCTCGACTGGGGGGACATCTATCGGTTCGACCCCGACCTGGCCGACGACGTGCGCTCCCATCCCGAGGACCTGCGCGACTACGCCGAGGAGGCCCTGCGACTGTACGACCTCCCCGTCGACGTGAAGCTCGGGCAGGCCCACGTCCGCATCCACAACCTCCCCGAGTCGACGGACATCCGCGAGATCCGCGCCGACCACCGCGGCCAGCTCATCGCCGTCCAGGGCGTCGTCCGCAAGGCCACCGACGTCAAGCCCAAGATCACCCAGGCGGCCTTCGAGTGCCAGCGCTGTGGCACGCTCACGCGCATCCCTCAGCAGTCCGGCGACTTCCAGGAGCCCCACGAGTGCCAGGGCTGTGAGCGACAGGGCCCCTTCCGCGTCAACTTCGACCAGTCGGAGTTCATCGACGCCCAGAAGATCCGCGTTCAGGAGTCTCCCGAGGGATTACGCGGCGGCGAGACCCCACAGAGCATCGACGTGAACATCGAGGACGACATCACCGGCGAGGTGACGGCGGGCGACCACGTCCGCGTCAGCGGCGTTCTCAAGCTCGACCAGCAGGGCAACGACCAGGACCAGTCGCCCATGTTCGACACGTACATGGACGGCTTCTCGATCGAGATCGAGGACGAGCAGTTCGAGGAGATGGACATCACCGAGGAGGACAAACAGGAGATAATCGAACTCTCGGGCCGCGAGAACATCTACGACGAGATGGTCGGCGCCATCGCCCCCTCGATCTACGGCTACGAGCGCGAGAAGCTCTCGATGATCCTCCAGCTGTTCTCGGGCGTGACAAAACACCTTCCTGACGAGTCGCGGATCCGTGGAGACCTGCACATGCTCCTGATCGGTGACCCGGGTACGGGTAAGTGCGTGCGCGGGGATACGAGAGTGACGCTCGCGGACGGATCGGAAGTACCGATCCGAGAGCTCGTCGAGGAGAACCTGGAGGATCCCAAGCCCGTCGACGACGGGGTGTGGGACACCGTCGACTTCGAGGTCCCGTCACTACAGGAGAACGGAGCTATCGCTCCCCAGCAAGCGACGAAAGTCTGGAAGCGAGAGGCCCCTGACCGGATGTATCGCATTCGTACGTCGACGGGTCGCGAACTCGACGTGACGCCGTCACATCCGTTGTTCGTCCAGTCCGGTGGCCGGTTCGAGCCGACGAAAGCGGAGGACCTGACAGAAGGAGACTTCGTCGCCGTTCCTCGGCGGCTTCCGGCCGAGGGCCAGACGGAGCTCGACGTGGATTTCAGAGAGTCTCGGGCACACAACCGGATCGATCTCGATCTACCCGACGGGTGGACACCGGACCTCGCGCGGCTACTGGGCTACATCGTCGCCGAGGGGTACGTCGAACAGCGTGATGACAACACGGGATTCGTCTCGATCACGAACAACGATCGGGAGGTGCTCGACGACGCGACAGCGGTCATCGAATCGCTCAACCTGAACGTCACCGAACGAGCGTCCCACGACGGGAAAGATGCCAGGGAGTTGCTGTGCTCTGCCGGTGAGTTCGTCAGTTTCCTTCGGCAGTTGGATGAGACGTTGCTCGAGTCTTCCAGCCAGCAGCGTGTACCACGGCCGTTAATGCAGGCGACAGAAGAAGTCAAGGTCGCGTTCCTCAAGGGGTACATCGAGGGCGAAGGCCACGTCTCGGCGTCACAACGGGAGATAACCGTTGCTTCGATGAGCCAGCGACTTGTGGAAGAGGTCCGCTCGCTACTCCTCTCTCTCGGGATCTCCTCGCAGTTGCAGCCACGGGAGAACGGGAGCTGCCGTCTCAGGATCTCCGGTGAGTCGTTCGCGAAATACGTTCAGTGCGTCGGGTTCATCACCGAACGGAAGGCCGAAGCCTGCGCCGAATACGATGACCATTCGGGCAACACGAATCTCGACGTGATCCCCGGCATTGGTACGGACCTCAAGCGGATCCGAGACGGGTTAGGTCTGACCCAGCACGACTGCGGAATCCCGCGGGCGACCTACCAACACTACGAACGTGGTCGAAGAAATCCCAGCCGCGAAAGTCTCTCGGCGGTCGTTCAGGCGTTCAAATCGAGACTCGAGGAGATCGACTCGACCGACGGTTCGGCACCGGAGGCCCACGCGGACGGCGGGGGTGCCACCGCGCTAAGACAAGATCTCGAAGCTCTCGAAGCATTGGTCGAGGGCGACACTTCGTGGGACTGCATCGAGTCGATCGAACCCATCGAACCGAACGAGGAGTGGGTGTACGACCTCGAAATCGAGGGGACGCACAACTACGTGTCGAACGGCGTCGTCTCGCACAACTCACAGATGTTGTCGTATATCAAAAACATCGCTCCGCGTTCGGTCTACACCTCGGGGAAGGGTAGTAGTTCGGCCGGGCTCACCGCGGCCGCCGTGCGAGACGACTTCGGCGACGGCCAGCAGTGGACGCTGGAAGCGGGCGCGCTCGTGCTGGCGGACCAGGGCATCGCGGCGGTCGACGAGCTGGACAAGATGGCCGCCGACGACCGCTCGGCGATGCACCAGGCGCTCGAACAGCAGGAGATCAGCGTCTCGAAGGCCGGTATCAACGCGACGCTGAAGTCTCGGTGCTCGTTGCTCGGCGCGGCCAACCCGAAGTACGGCCGCTTCGACCAGTACGAGCCCATCAGCGAGCAGATCGACCTGGAACCGGCGCTCATCTCGCGGTTCGACCTGATCTTCACGGTCACCGACCAGCCCAACGAGGAGAAAGACCGGAACCTGGCGGGCCACATCCTGCGGACGAACTACGCGGGGGAGCTGCACACCCACCGAGTGGAGTCGAACTCCTCGAACTTCAGCGACGAGGAGGTCGAGAACGTCACCGACGACGTGGCGCCGACGATCGAGCCGGAACTCCTCCGGAAGTACATCGCCTACGCGAAGCGAAACTGCTACCCGACGATGACCGAGGCGGCCCGCGAGGAGATCGAGGACTTCTACGTCGACCTGCGGACCCAGGGCGCAGACGAGGACGCGGCGGTGCCGGTCACCGCGCGGAAACTGGAGGCGACGGTGCGACTGGCCGAGGCCTCTGCGCGGGTCCGCCTGTCGGACAAGGTGACCGCCGAGGACTCCCAGCGGGTCATCGAGATCGTCCGCTCCTGTATGGAAGACGTGGGCGTCGACCCCGAAACGGGCGAACTCGACGCCGACATGATCGAGGCCGGGACGACCAAGAGCCAGCGCGACCGCATCAAGAACATCAAGCAGCTCATCGAGGACCTCGAAGACGAGTACGACGAGGGCGCGCCGGTGGACGTGGTGGCCGACCGCGCCGAGGAGATCGGCATGGACCAGACCAAGGCCGAACACGAGATCGAACAGCTCAAACAGAAAGGCGAGGTGTACGAACCCCGCACGGACTACCTCCGGACCACGTGA
- a CDS encoding DUF7854 family protein produces the protein MDRISALRNVEDALRRFEDGEMDLSGLEREVRGTLRTYATEFEGDLAAYRVESAEEAGSGDGSAAVDGTVVLAGSKQGARERVRELVDRPGRFAVERFDGE, from the coding sequence ATGGACCGTATCTCCGCGCTTCGCAACGTCGAGGACGCGCTCCGCCGGTTCGAGGACGGGGAGATGGACCTGTCGGGACTGGAGCGCGAAGTGCGGGGGACGCTGCGGACCTACGCCACGGAGTTCGAGGGCGACCTGGCGGCCTACCGGGTCGAGAGCGCCGAGGAGGCCGGGAGTGGGGACGGGAGCGCGGCGGTCGACGGGACGGTCGTGCTGGCGGGGTCGAAACAGGGCGCCCGCGAGCGGGTTCGCGAACTGGTCGACCGGCCCGGTCGGTTCGCCGTCGAGCGATTCGACGGGGAGTGA
- a CDS encoding DUF7504 family protein: MTDLHTELADARNVLLCAPSMSGGEAEACTDLLIPSNPAGATALWVTFRSDATDCVDQWVAETDERPAEAAVVVVGESPGSRPDGVTVEHVSSPSDLTGLGITIGELLSGWETPPVVCFDSLTALLQYVDVETAYEFLHAVTGQLYAADARAHFHIDPTAHDRTTVDSIASLFDAVVEFGDDGPETRKRHLLQ, encoded by the coding sequence ATGACCGACCTGCACACAGAACTGGCCGACGCCCGGAACGTCCTGCTGTGCGCGCCGTCGATGAGCGGCGGCGAGGCCGAGGCCTGTACGGACCTGCTGATCCCGTCGAACCCGGCGGGCGCGACCGCGCTGTGGGTGACCTTCCGGAGCGACGCGACCGACTGCGTCGACCAGTGGGTCGCCGAGACCGACGAGCGGCCAGCCGAGGCGGCGGTCGTCGTCGTCGGCGAATCGCCGGGGAGTCGGCCCGACGGCGTCACCGTCGAACACGTCTCCTCGCCGAGCGACCTGACGGGTCTGGGGATCACTATCGGCGAGTTGCTCTCGGGATGGGAGACGCCGCCGGTCGTCTGCTTCGACTCCCTGACGGCGTTGCTCCAGTACGTCGACGTGGAGACCGCCTACGAGTTCCTCCACGCGGTCACCGGCCAGCTGTACGCCGCCGACGCGCGGGCGCACTTCCACATCGACCCGACCGCTCACGACCGCACGACCGTCGACAGCATCGCCTCGCTGTTCGACGCCGTCGTCGAGTTCGGCGACGACGGCCCCGAGACCCGCAAGCGCCACCTCCTGCAGTAA
- a CDS encoding DUF7855 family protein gives MLLVVTYSRAARGTLRNICRTHEEVVVRRFGRVALLAETEFAAFQALRLREKHGGDVQVERTRPFNEYEAVDESIREAATAYEGRDRPALPYATFADGSAHPDPDRMRDVEL, from the coding sequence GTGCTACTGGTGGTGACCTATTCGCGGGCGGCGCGGGGGACGCTCCGGAACATCTGCCGAACCCACGAGGAGGTCGTCGTCCGGCGGTTCGGGCGGGTGGCGCTTTTGGCCGAGACGGAGTTCGCGGCGTTCCAGGCGCTGCGGCTCCGCGAGAAACACGGGGGCGACGTGCAGGTCGAGCGGACGCGGCCGTTCAACGAGTACGAGGCCGTCGACGAGTCGATCAGGGAGGCCGCGACGGCCTACGAGGGTCGCGACCGGCCGGCGCTGCCCTACGCGACGTTCGCCGACGGGAGCGCCCATCCCGACCCCGATCGGATGCGCGACGTCGAATTATGA
- a CDS encoding DUF7856 family protein: MSERVRFTPGPDGESASGRVVDLRDRGLDRDRVAAAVRRESPTGDGEAEEPPGPVVDCPRPRPVHDHVGLLGPSMCVRVRTALAAAARSRGGETPQDEALADVREELAELTVPEPPDLDAPRERLAGTDDAVDRIRERVAALRGRIQAGREAGRDVNDLEAELAEATRELSERETERAAAREAVERAERLARESRDARERRRRLEDRKANLERRARAHLVERIREEYERALAAVPGGPDDTEDEDPFAVRGVTAALAVGRVAAFRAPVVVACDRFESGAAAVEWLDATVIRV, from the coding sequence ATGAGCGAACGGGTGCGATTCACGCCGGGACCGGACGGCGAGTCCGCGAGCGGCCGGGTCGTGGACCTGCGCGACCGAGGGCTCGATCGCGACCGGGTCGCCGCGGCGGTGCGGCGCGAGTCGCCGACCGGCGACGGCGAGGCCGAAGAGCCGCCCGGCCCGGTCGTCGACTGTCCGCGGCCGCGACCCGTCCACGACCACGTCGGACTCCTGGGCCCGTCGATGTGTGTTCGGGTCCGGACCGCGCTGGCCGCGGCGGCGCGGTCGCGGGGCGGGGAGACACCCCAAGACGAGGCGCTCGCCGACGTACGCGAGGAACTGGCCGAGCTGACCGTCCCGGAGCCGCCGGATCTGGACGCGCCCAGGGAGCGGCTGGCGGGGACCGACGACGCCGTCGATCGGATCCGCGAGCGGGTGGCGGCGCTGCGCGGGCGGATCCAGGCCGGCCGCGAGGCGGGCCGGGACGTGAACGACCTGGAGGCCGAGCTGGCCGAGGCGACCCGCGAACTCAGCGAGCGCGAGACCGAGCGGGCCGCCGCGCGGGAGGCCGTCGAGCGGGCCGAGCGACTCGCTCGCGAGAGCCGCGACGCCCGCGAGCGCCGGCGGCGACTCGAAGACCGAAAGGCGAACCTCGAACGGCGCGCCCGCGCGCACCTCGTCGAGCGGATCCGCGAGGAGTACGAGCGGGCGCTCGCGGCGGTGCCCGGTGGGCCCGACGATACCGAGGACGAGGACCCGTTCGCGGTTCGGGGGGTCACCGCGGCGCTCGCAGTAGGGCGGGTCGCCGCGTTTCGAGCGCCGGTCGTGGTGGCCTGCGACCGGTTCGAGAGCGGTGCGGCGGCCGTCGAGTGGCTGGACGCGACCGTGATCCGGGTCTGA
- a CDS encoding DUF7857 domain-containing protein, which yields MVTLEWSCERSDGVTLVSLVVAADRPCRVRVENRLDGPVWPPRRRGQPAAGWDGDAFAGRVPADGRLTVGYATPARPADPPAEVVSTVPAAEVDEESEPRSTEPAPAVESTPAGVVRDLGDPVVPRDSVPVPEVVPPEPSDGAATAREVGGEGGTARGRTRAASDTTQSTDAAGDSERFVVPGAVRAWLRDVDERLDATPVETGRPDGDASADGGLEAAVAADRRALRRVRDRIDELLARAGESGRDGQTAGRAGERVGGGGADGRETRVDGGGP from the coding sequence ATGGTCACGCTCGAGTGGAGTTGCGAACGGAGCGACGGAGTGACGCTCGTCTCGCTCGTCGTCGCGGCCGACCGTCCCTGTCGGGTACGCGTCGAGAACCGGCTGGACGGCCCGGTGTGGCCGCCGCGACGGCGCGGACAGCCGGCGGCCGGCTGGGACGGCGACGCGTTCGCCGGACGGGTCCCGGCCGACGGGCGGCTGACGGTCGGCTACGCGACACCGGCCCGGCCCGCGGACCCGCCCGCGGAGGTCGTCTCGACGGTCCCGGCGGCGGAAGTCGACGAGGAGTCCGAGCCTCGGTCTACGGAACCGGCGCCCGCGGTCGAGTCGACGCCGGCCGGCGTCGTCCGCGACCTCGGCGACCCCGTCGTCCCGCGGGACAGCGTTCCCGTCCCCGAAGTCGTCCCTCCGGAACCCTCGGACGGAGCCGCCACGGCACGGGAGGTCGGCGGTGAGGGCGGGACGGCGCGTGGACGGACACGGGCGGCCAGCGACACGACGCAGTCGACCGACGCGGCCGGGGACTCGGAACGGTTCGTCGTCCCGGGCGCCGTCCGGGCGTGGCTCCGCGATGTCGACGAGCGACTCGACGCGACTCCCGTCGAAACGGGACGACCGGACGGTGACGCGAGCGCAGACGGTGGTCTCGAGGCGGCCGTCGCGGCGGACCGGCGAGCGTTGCGGCGGGTTCGCGACCGGATCGACGAGTTGCTCGCCCGTGCGGGTGAGAGCGGCCGTGACGGCCAGACCGCGGGTCGAGCCGGCGAACGGGTCGGCGGAGGCGGGGCCGACGGCCGCGAGACGCGGGTCGACGGCGGGGGGCCATGA
- a CDS encoding nucleotide-binding protein, giving the protein MILAVVGGKGGVGKSTVAYNLGAELDAVVVDADLAMADLPVDRGPDLHDVLAGRADAVEAVRESGPVALLPCGRSLAGARACEPTELVAAVETVRDEYGRVVVDCPAGMCGDVGLGLLVAEACVLVTQPAPPALGDALRARALARELDAGLAAIVLNRASETSPTELVARELGGPVATVPESTAVADAQAAGVPVGVHRPESPAADAFADLAETVERACRPHGRVA; this is encoded by the coding sequence ATGATCCTCGCCGTCGTCGGCGGGAAGGGCGGCGTCGGCAAGTCGACGGTGGCGTACAACCTCGGTGCGGAGCTGGACGCGGTCGTCGTCGACGCGGACCTGGCGATGGCGGACCTACCGGTCGACCGGGGACCGGACCTGCACGACGTACTCGCCGGCCGGGCCGACGCGGTCGAGGCCGTCAGGGAGAGCGGGCCGGTCGCGCTGCTGCCCTGCGGGCGCTCGCTGGCCGGCGCGCGGGCCTGCGAGCCGACGGAGCTCGTCGCGGCGGTCGAGACGGTCCGCGACGAGTACGGCCGCGTCGTCGTCGACTGTCCGGCGGGGATGTGCGGCGACGTGGGGCTGGGCCTGCTCGTCGCCGAGGCCTGCGTCCTCGTGACCCAGCCCGCGCCGCCGGCGCTGGGCGACGCCCTCCGTGCTCGGGCGCTCGCCCGCGAACTCGACGCCGGGCTGGCCGCCATCGTCCTGAACCGCGCGAGCGAGACGTCGCCGACGGAGCTGGTAGCCCGGGAACTCGGGGGTCCCGTCGCGACGGTCCCCGAATCGACCGCGGTCGCCGACGCGCAGGCCGCCGGCGTCCCGGTGGGGGTTCACCGCCCGGAATCGCCGGCCGCGGACGCCTTCGCGGACCTCGCCGAGACCGTCGAACGAGCGTGTCGACCGCACGGGAGGGTCGCTTGA
- a CDS encoding ABC transporter ATP-binding protein, with the protein MSATEDGGDPYRADADWPVLALLREYGRPHLPYALAGLVVRLLWMLPGHANPLIVGYLFDTVFSDTTPFTLPLVSSGLVPETQLGQLSLLVGLILTISVVGQAVEWTRSLLWGVFAYRLQHDVRVDAYDTVQRLEMDFFDDHQTGEVMSILNNDVDAMEGFFTDTIDDALTVVTRLTAYAVLMALLNWQFAIVALAVTPVIVVANYVFSRYIGEIYGRVRETQGKLNAQLRASISGISVVKAYTAEPHERERVERSSQNVVDAFLDAIDLGSYHYPMMRFLTGVAVALTFGVGAFWVVEGPPGPFTEPLTTGALVTYLIYVQHLSWPLQEVASVVESYSSADASAQRLLGVRTAAQSVEERDDATGLTDVRGRVGYEDVTFSYPESERDDAPGGDGAAAGPVVEDVSFDVEPGETVGIVGPTGAGKSTLLKLLVRFYDVDEGSVRVDGTDVRDLTLESLRGAVGFIGQDPFLFSGTIRENVAYGSPEADADAVRAALERAEADAFVADLPDGIDTTIGERGVKLSGGQRQRICLARVMLHDPAILVLDEATSHVDNETEALIQRSIESVVADRTTLVVAHRLSTVKDADRIVVLDDGEVVEQGSHEDLLGRDGLYATLWQVQVGDVQSLPEAFVDRIERRADALDD; encoded by the coding sequence ATGAGCGCCACCGAGGACGGCGGCGACCCCTACCGCGCCGACGCCGATTGGCCGGTGCTCGCGCTCCTGCGCGAGTACGGCCGTCCGCACCTCCCCTACGCGCTGGCCGGACTGGTCGTCCGACTGCTCTGGATGCTCCCCGGCCACGCCAACCCGCTGATCGTCGGCTACCTGTTCGACACCGTCTTCAGCGACACCACCCCGTTCACGCTCCCGCTGGTCTCCTCCGGGCTGGTCCCCGAGACTCAACTCGGCCAGCTGTCCCTCCTCGTCGGCCTGATCCTGACGATATCGGTCGTGGGGCAGGCCGTCGAGTGGACCCGCTCGCTGCTCTGGGGGGTGTTCGCCTACCGGCTCCAACACGACGTGCGCGTCGACGCCTACGACACCGTCCAGCGCCTGGAGATGGACTTTTTCGACGACCACCAGACCGGCGAAGTGATGAGCATCCTCAACAACGACGTCGACGCGATGGAGGGCTTTTTCACGGATACCATCGACGACGCGCTGACCGTCGTCACCCGCCTGACCGCCTACGCCGTCCTCATGGCGCTGTTGAACTGGCAGTTCGCCATCGTCGCGCTCGCCGTCACGCCCGTCATCGTCGTCGCCAACTACGTCTTCTCGCGGTACATCGGCGAGATCTACGGCCGCGTCCGCGAGACCCAGGGCAAACTCAACGCCCAGCTGCGCGCCTCGATCAGCGGGATCTCGGTCGTGAAGGCCTACACCGCCGAACCGCACGAACGCGAGCGCGTCGAGCGGTCCTCACAGAACGTGGTCGACGCCTTCCTCGACGCCATCGACCTGGGGTCGTACCACTACCCGATGATGCGCTTCCTGACCGGCGTCGCCGTCGCGCTGACCTTCGGCGTCGGTGCGTTCTGGGTGGTCGAGGGGCCGCCCGGACCGTTCACCGAGCCGCTGACGACCGGGGCCTTAGTCACCTACCTGATCTACGTCCAGCACCTCAGCTGGCCGCTCCAGGAGGTCGCGAGCGTCGTCGAGAGCTATTCGAGCGCCGACGCCTCCGCCCAGCGCCTGCTGGGCGTCCGGACCGCCGCCCAGTCCGTCGAGGAGCGCGACGACGCCACCGGGTTGACCGACGTCCGCGGCCGCGTCGGCTACGAGGACGTGACCTTCAGCTATCCGGAGAGCGAGCGCGACGACGCGCCCGGCGGGGACGGCGCGGCCGCCGGCCCCGTCGTCGAGGACGTGAGCTTCGACGTCGAACCCGGCGAGACCGTCGGCATCGTCGGGCCGACCGGCGCCGGCAAGTCCACCCTCCTCAAGCTGCTCGTCCGCTTCTACGACGTGGACGAGGGGTCGGTCCGCGTGGACGGGACGGACGTGCGCGATCTGACGCTGGAGAGCCTCCGCGGCGCGGTCGGGTTCATCGGCCAGGACCCGTTCCTCTTCTCGGGGACGATCCGCGAGAACGTCGCCTACGGGAGTCCCGAGGCGGACGCCGACGCCGTCCGGGCGGCGCTCGAACGCGCCGAGGCCGACGCGTTCGTCGCGGACCTGCCGGACGGCATCGACACGACCATCGGCGAACGCGGCGTGAAACTCTCGGGCGGCCAGCGCCAGCGGATCTGTCTCGCCCGCGTCATGCTCCACGATCCGGCGATCCTCGTCCTCGACGAGGCGACCAGCCACGTCGACAACGAGACCGAGGCGCTCATCCAGCGCTCCATCGAGTCCGTCGTCGCCGACCGCACCACGCTCGTCGTCGCTCACCGCCTCTCGACGGTCAAGGACGCCGACCGCATCGTCGTCCTCGACGACGGCGAAGTCGTCGAGCAGGGTTCTCACGAGGACCTGCTCGGCCGCGACGGTCTCTACGCCACGCTCTGGCAGGTCCAGGTCGGCGACGTGCAGTCGCTGCCCGAAGCGTTCGTCGACCGGATCGAACGCCGCGCCGACGCGCTCGACGACTGA